One Mycoavidus sp. B2-EB genomic region harbors:
- a CDS encoding nucleotidyl transferase AbiEii/AbiGii toxin family protein — MPKSFLHLSPTEQSQILRGLAAQLSRAPNILEKDVWVCWVLQALFTMPDRLPMAFKGGTSLSKVFGAIARFSEDVDITLDYRGLDGVFDPFAKNVSKTRLKKFSDELKIFVRDHVHHIIAPYFHKKLTAEFNPGSYKVTVSDDGEQLRVYYPTVFETPGSYIGNSVLIEFGGRNITEPNEEHEVQPDIAKHIAALDCPYAQVKVLSPMRTFWEKATLMHVECQRGEFRSNSERLSRHWYDLAMLANLAIGQNALADRGLLADVIKHKKVFYNTSYANYDACLVGQLRLLPNETALPALRQDFQSMIGAGMFIGNPPSFDTIIDCLRALEKVINKDGRK, encoded by the coding sequence ATGCCTAAATCTTTTTTGCACCTTTCTCCTACCGAGCAATCTCAAATTTTGCGTGGCCTTGCTGCGCAATTATCTCGCGCGCCTAACATTCTTGAAAAAGACGTATGGGTGTGTTGGGTTTTGCAAGCTCTGTTTACTATGCCTGATAGGCTGCCTATGGCTTTCAAAGGTGGCACTTCGCTGTCTAAAGTTTTCGGGGCGATTGCACGGTTCTCTGAAGACGTGGATATCACACTCGACTATCGCGGCTTAGACGGCGTTTTTGATCCATTTGCTAAGAATGTATCCAAAACCAGACTGAAAAAATTTAGCGATGAACTCAAAATTTTTGTACGTGATCATGTTCATCACATCATAGCGCCGTATTTTCATAAGAAACTCACCGCGGAATTCAACCCAGGCAGCTATAAAGTTACCGTCAGCGATGATGGCGAGCAACTGCGCGTGTACTATCCAACCGTGTTTGAGACTCCTGGTAGCTACATTGGTAATAGTGTGCTGATCGAATTCGGCGGACGGAACATTACTGAACCCAATGAAGAACATGAAGTACAGCCAGATATTGCAAAGCACATTGCCGCACTCGATTGCCCCTACGCTCAGGTAAAGGTGCTATCGCCTATGCGCACGTTTTGGGAAAAAGCTACGCTGATGCATGTGGAATGTCAGCGTGGTGAATTTCGATCTAATAGCGAACGCCTGTCGCGTCATTGGTACGATCTAGCCATGTTGGCCAACCTTGCAATCGGGCAGAACGCATTGGCAGATCGTGGTTTGCTGGCGGATGTGATAAAACATAAAAAAGTTTTCTATAACACTAGCTATGCCAACTATGACGCTTGTCTTGTTGGCCAATTACGCTTACTACCGAACGAAACGGCCCTACCCGCATTACGTCAAGACTTTCAATCTATGATTGGTGCAGGCATGTTCATAGGAAACCCACCCTCTTTTGACACCATTATCGATTGTTTGCGTGCTTTAGAGAAGGTTATCAATAAGGACGGGAGAAAGTAG
- the glyQ gene encoding glycine--tRNA ligase subunit alpha: MLTFQHIIMTLQTYWDAQGCALLQPYDMEVGAGTSHTATFLRAIGPEPWRAAYVQPSRRPKDGRYGENPNRLQHYYQYQVVLKPAPENILDLYLGSLKALGLDLTQNDVRFVEDDWENPTLGAWGLGWEVWLNGMEVTQFTYFQQVGGLDCKPVLGEITYGIERLAMYLQQVENVYDLVWTEQPKPALASADPNGTQNQPHRLTYGDVFHQNEVEQSNYNFEQSNVELLFSFFSHYETEAKRLIQVQLALPAYEMIMKAAHTFNLLDARGAISVTERAAYMGRIRALSRQIAQAYYDSREKLGFPMLTRTPISTSA, from the coding sequence ATGCTTACTTTTCAGCACATCATCATGACTTTGCAAACATATTGGGATGCACAAGGCTGCGCCTTGTTGCAACCCTATGATATGGAAGTAGGCGCGGGCACCTCGCACACGGCTACCTTTTTGCGCGCCATCGGCCCCGAGCCTTGGCGCGCAGCTTATGTCCAGCCATCACGCCGCCCTAAAGATGGCCGCTATGGCGAAAATCCAAACCGCTTACAGCATTACTATCAATATCAAGTGGTGTTAAAACCCGCGCCAGAAAATATTCTGGACTTATATCTTGGCTCACTTAAAGCGCTCGGGCTTGACCTCACCCAAAATGATGTACGTTTTGTGGAAGACGATTGGGAGAATCCGACCTTAGGCGCCTGGGGTTTAGGCTGGGAAGTCTGGCTAAATGGCATGGAAGTCACACAATTTACTTATTTCCAGCAAGTAGGCGGTCTTGATTGTAAACCCGTGTTAGGAGAAATCACTTACGGTATCGAACGGCTCGCGATGTATCTGCAACAAGTCGAAAATGTCTACGATCTGGTTTGGACTGAACAGCCCAAACCCGCACTGGCTAGCGCTGACCCCAACGGCACTCAAAATCAACCCCATAGACTGACCTACGGCGATGTTTTTCATCAAAATGAGGTGGAGCAGTCCAATTACAATTTTGAACAGTCGAATGTCGAACTGCTCTTTAGCTTCTTTAGTCATTATGAAACAGAAGCAAAACGCCTGATTCAAGTCCAACTAGCGCTACCCGCGTATGAAATGATTATGAAGGCCGCCCACACGTTTAATTTACTCGATGCGCGCGGCGCGATTTCAGTGACTGAGCGAGCCGCCTATATGGGCCGCATCCGTGCCTTGTCTCGACAAATTGCGCAAGCTTATTATGATTCTCGTGAGAAACTGGGCTTCCCAATGCTTACGCGCACTCCCATTTCAACCTCGGCCTAA
- the glyS gene encoding glycine--tRNA ligase subunit beta, translating to MSQSATHTLLIELVTEELPPKALVRLADAFANGLVEKLNASDLIAGTPDFESHASPRRLAVVIRQVRSAAPPKRVRQKILPISIALDAAGQATPALTKKLTKLGIADLTLAELERALDGKTEALFLNHTVPGAVLSEALQIALNETLAQLPIPKMMRYQASDGSFVQFVRPVHKLLALHGATVVPVSALGLKAGRTTLGHRFLSTHEITLMDADAYSNTLKQEGRVLTHFETRRATIRSQLLEQAGPAHINLPESLLDEVTALVEWPAVYLCHFDPAFLAVPQECLILTMQTNQKYFALTDANGSLQARFLVVSNLETTTPEKIIQGNERVVQARLADAKFFFEQDCKKPLSEKVAQLANVIYHHKLGSQLQRVERIEAIATALASQLKADPVQVARAARLAKADLLTAMVNEFPELQGTMGQYYARHDGEPMEVALACAEHYRPRFAGDTLPTSITSTIVALADKLETLVGIWGIGLAPCGDKDPFALRRHALGILRIVLEKALPLDLAQLLRAGFASFASVPEVTDPSAELLVFLLDRLRGLLRERGYHANEIEAVLSHAPTRIDDLPARLEAVRVFAALPEAQALAAANKRITNILKKSAEPTAAVQPTLLIEAVEKDLYVQLEALTPLIQTQLSAQQYTQVLITLAQLRTNVDSFFDKVMVNAEDSALRTNRLALLTQLWTLMNCVADLSKLATG from the coding sequence ATGAGTCAATCCGCTACCCATACTTTACTCATTGAACTGGTCACCGAGGAGCTACCACCCAAAGCGCTGGTGCGCCTTGCTGATGCATTTGCCAATGGCCTAGTTGAAAAACTTAACGCATCTGACCTGATTGCTGGGACGCCTGATTTTGAGTCGCATGCAAGCCCACGCCGTTTAGCGGTAGTGATCCGCCAAGTTCGCAGCGCCGCCCCTCCTAAGCGCGTGCGCCAGAAAATCCTGCCCATCTCCATTGCACTTGATGCGGCTGGACAAGCGACCCCCGCTCTCACTAAAAAACTCACTAAGCTCGGTATTGCCGATTTAACGTTAGCAGAACTTGAGCGTGCCCTCGATGGTAAAACCGAAGCACTCTTTCTAAACCATACCGTACCTGGCGCCGTGCTAAGCGAGGCGTTACAAATAGCACTGAATGAGACCTTAGCGCAGCTTCCGATCCCCAAAATGATGCGCTATCAAGCTTCTGATGGTTCTTTCGTACAATTTGTGCGGCCGGTACATAAGCTGCTGGCGTTACATGGCGCAACTGTGGTGCCAGTCAGCGCTCTCGGGCTTAAGGCCGGACGCACAACGTTAGGGCATCGATTTTTGTCAACCCATGAAATCACTCTCATGGACGCGGATGCTTATAGCAACACACTCAAACAAGAGGGCCGAGTACTCACACACTTTGAGACCCGCCGCGCAACCATCCGCAGCCAACTCCTTGAACAAGCTGGCCCAGCACACATTAACCTGCCCGAGTCTTTACTCGATGAAGTCACCGCACTCGTCGAATGGCCCGCCGTGTATTTATGCCACTTCGATCCGGCATTTCTTGCAGTACCGCAAGAATGCCTGATTTTGACCATGCAAACAAATCAAAAGTATTTTGCGCTCACCGATGCCAACGGCTCCCTCCAAGCGCGCTTTTTAGTCGTGTCAAATCTAGAAACCACCACTCCTGAGAAGATTATTCAAGGCAATGAGCGCGTTGTGCAGGCGCGCCTGGCCGATGCAAAATTCTTCTTTGAACAAGACTGCAAAAAGCCGCTTAGCGAGAAGGTAGCGCAGCTTGCTAACGTGATCTACCACCATAAACTAGGTTCGCAATTACAGCGCGTAGAACGTATCGAAGCCATCGCCACAGCCCTTGCTTCCCAACTGAAAGCCGACCCTGTACAGGTGGCACGCGCGGCACGCTTGGCGAAAGCGGATTTATTAACCGCGATGGTGAATGAATTTCCCGAGCTGCAAGGCACCATGGGGCAATATTATGCGCGCCACGACGGCGAACCTATGGAAGTGGCGCTTGCCTGCGCCGAACATTATCGGCCACGCTTTGCCGGCGATACCTTGCCAACTTCAATCACGAGCACAATCGTGGCGCTTGCCGATAAACTTGAGACCTTGGTGGGCATCTGGGGCATTGGGCTGGCGCCGTGTGGCGACAAGGATCCGTTTGCCTTACGCCGTCACGCACTCGGGATCTTGCGTATCGTGCTGGAAAAAGCCTTGCCACTCGATCTGGCGCAACTTTTACGCGCGGGTTTCGCGTCATTTGCTTCTGTGCCAGAAGTCACCGATCCAAGTGCTGAGCTATTGGTTTTCTTGCTAGACCGGCTACGCGGTTTATTACGCGAGCGCGGCTATCACGCCAATGAAATCGAAGCGGTACTGAGCCATGCGCCAACGCGTATTGACGATCTACCGGCACGACTTGAAGCCGTGCGCGTATTCGCTGCACTGCCGGAAGCACAGGCGCTGGCTGCGGCCAATAAACGCATTACCAATATTTTGAAAAAATCGGCCGAGCCCACTGCCGCAGTACAGCCGACCTTACTTATTGAAGCCGTCGAAAAAGATCTCTATGTGCAACTCGAAGCCCTCACGCCATTGATCCAAACACAGTTAAGCGCCCAACAGTACACTCAAGTACTGATCACGCTGGCTCAATTGCGCACCAACGTCGATTCATTCTTTGATAAAGTGATGGTGAATGCAGAAGATAGCGCTTTGCGGACGAACCGACTCGCGCTGCTAACGCAGCTCTGGACCCTCATGAATTGCGTGGCGGACCTTTCAAAACTGGCTACCGGGTAG
- the gmhB gene encoding D-glycero-beta-D-manno-heptose 1,7-bisphosphate 7-phosphatase, protein MSTAKKLVILDRDGVINHDADEFIKSPDEWHPITGSLEAIARLNQAGYRVVVATNQSGVGRGLFDMATLNAIHLKMHQAAAAFGARIDAVFFCAHTAHDNCNCRKPKPGMLQMIVDRFNIEPAVTPVVGDAQRDLAAGAALGFPVHLVLSGKGRATYEAGALPNGTKVHQDLWAFALDFLANTTG, encoded by the coding sequence ATGAGCACAGCTAAAAAACTCGTTATCCTCGATCGCGACGGTGTGATTAATCATGATGCCGATGAATTTATCAAATCACCAGACGAATGGCACCCGATTACGGGTAGTCTTGAGGCCATTGCACGGCTTAATCAAGCCGGCTATCGAGTCGTCGTCGCGACCAATCAATCAGGCGTTGGACGCGGTTTGTTTGATATGGCGACATTAAATGCGATTCACCTTAAAATGCATCAAGCCGCGGCTGCATTTGGCGCGCGCATCGATGCCGTATTTTTTTGCGCCCATACCGCCCATGACAATTGCAATTGCCGCAAGCCCAAACCCGGTATGCTGCAAATGATTGTCGACCGCTTTAACATTGAACCCGCCGTTACGCCTGTAGTGGGTGATGCGCAACGCGATCTAGCAGCAGGAGCGGCGCTCGGTTTTCCCGTGCACCTGGTCTTAAGCGGCAAGGGCCGCGCAACTTATGAGGCGGGTGCGCTACCCAACGGCACTAAAGTCCACCAAGATTTATGGGCTTTCGCGCTTGATTTTCTAGCCAATACTACCGGTTAA
- a CDS encoding 1-acyl-sn-glycerol-3-phosphate acyltransferase gives MWPAQPFGILLRSLLFSLYLVIFTIPYALACFLVFPLMNAQRRYAMIAAWCRVTLWMLRFLNGITYHLEGFNNLPNGPAVLLSKHQSAWETLAFPALLPRPLCFVFKRELVFIPFFGWTLGMLKMVQIDRRKGHSAFASMLRQGRARLAEGAWVIMFPEGTRTPVGTRGQYKVGGAHFAVSAGVPVIPIAHNAGYVWPRNSFIKYPGVVTVSIGKPIPTIGRTPAEVNAEVETWIETEMQRLAAINQRLLV, from the coding sequence ATGTGGCCCGCTCAACCGTTCGGCATTTTGCTTCGCTCATTACTGTTCTCGCTCTATTTGGTGATTTTCACTATTCCATACGCGCTGGCGTGCTTTTTAGTTTTCCCTTTGATGAATGCCCAGCGCCGTTACGCAATGATAGCGGCTTGGTGCCGCGTGACCTTATGGATGCTACGCTTTTTGAACGGCATCACCTACCATTTAGAAGGCTTTAATAACCTGCCTAACGGCCCTGCCGTATTATTATCAAAGCACCAATCTGCCTGGGAAACGCTCGCCTTTCCCGCTCTTTTGCCACGTCCGCTATGCTTTGTTTTTAAGCGAGAGCTCGTGTTTATACCCTTTTTTGGCTGGACCCTAGGCATGTTGAAGATGGTGCAAATTGACCGCCGCAAAGGCCATAGCGCATTTGCCTCGATGCTACGCCAAGGACGTGCGCGGCTGGCCGAAGGCGCATGGGTCATTATGTTTCCAGAAGGCACCCGTACCCCCGTTGGCACCCGAGGTCAATACAAAGTAGGCGGCGCGCATTTTGCAGTGAGCGCTGGCGTTCCGGTCATTCCAATTGCGCACAATGCCGGATATGTATGGCCTCGCAATTCTTTCATAAAATATCCAGGCGTCGTCACCGTCTCAATTGGCAAACCGATCCCAACCATAGGCCGCACGCCAGCCGAAGTCAACGCAGAAGTTGAAACTTGGATTGAAACCGAGATGCAACGCCTCGCGGCCATAAATCAGCGCCTTCTCGTTTAA
- the rsmA gene encoding 16S rRNA (adenine(1518)-N(6)/adenine(1519)-N(6))-dimethyltransferase RsmA: MQKNSVSAENNQRYQGHIARKRFGQNFLVDTGIIEGIAAAIAPQSDQCLIEIGPGLGALTAPLLARLGQTGVLHAIELDRDLIVRLQKRFGARLILHSADALTFDFRAFAMAQTVAPARLRIVGNLPYNISTPLLFHLLSCADWVADQHFMLQSELVERLVASPGSKAYGRLSVMLQYRYELDKLIDVPPTAFAPAPKVDSAVIRMVPRPLHALPTVDWVSFSELVAAAFSQRRKMLRNALAAYRARIDFEAVGFDLARRAEEVAVSEYVALAQHLSAD, from the coding sequence ATGCAGAAGAACAGCGTTAGCGCAGAGAATAATCAGCGGTATCAAGGGCATATTGCTCGTAAACGCTTTGGGCAGAATTTCCTGGTAGACACGGGCATTATCGAAGGGATTGCGGCAGCCATCGCGCCGCAGTCAGATCAATGTTTAATCGAGATTGGCCCTGGTTTAGGCGCTTTGACAGCGCCCTTGCTGGCTCGCCTAGGTCAAACCGGCGTATTGCACGCAATTGAGCTGGATCGCGACCTTATTGTGCGCTTGCAAAAACGTTTTGGCGCTAGGCTTATCTTGCATTCGGCAGATGCTTTGACGTTTGATTTTCGAGCCTTCGCAATGGCGCAGACGGTTGCGCCGGCCCGGCTGCGTATTGTGGGTAATTTGCCTTATAACATCTCAACCCCATTGCTGTTTCATTTATTAAGTTGCGCGGACTGGGTTGCGGATCAGCATTTTATGTTGCAAAGCGAACTGGTTGAGCGTTTAGTGGCCAGCCCAGGAAGTAAAGCGTATGGGCGTCTATCGGTCATGTTGCAGTACCGTTATGAACTGGATAAGCTGATTGATGTTCCGCCTACTGCGTTTGCACCAGCTCCTAAAGTGGATTCCGCCGTCATTAGAATGGTGCCGCGCCCGTTGCATGCTTTGCCCACAGTAGATTGGGTCAGTTTTTCAGAGCTGGTGGCGGCGGCTTTCTCGCAGCGGCGCAAGATGTTGCGAAATGCATTGGCGGCTTATCGTGCGCGGATTGATTTTGAGGCAGTGGGTTTTGATCTTGCGCGTCGTGCAGAAGAGGTTGCCGTGTCTGAATATGTGGCGCTTGCGCAGCACTTATCCGCTGATTGA
- the pdxA gene encoding 4-hydroxythreonine-4-phosphate dehydrogenase PdxA, translating to MHTDVALEIAITTGEPAGVGPELTLLALAHALLVESPLWPDVHFTVLGDSALLEMRAKVVGVNWRALLATGRIGVRHEALSAPVTAGRLNAANSRYVLALLDVAIAGALAKSFDAIVTAPLQKSVINEAGIRFTGHTEYLATRTGTAQVVMMLAGQHTTRAQSVAPTMSVSPPSSSPSRSSCRPGQAFRVALATTHLPLKEVAAALTIDKLIGTLRIIDAHLRRDFGLQEPRILVTGLNPHAGEQGHLGHEEIEVISPALEYVQGLGIGARGPYPADTLFQPRYLDQADCVLAMYHDQGLPVLKYATFGTGINVTLGLPIIRTSVDHGTALDLAGTGQADPASLLEAINAAITMARYRRFPESNLRVLV from the coding sequence ATGCATACAGACGTTGCGCTTGAAATTGCGATTACCACGGGCGAGCCAGCCGGAGTTGGCCCGGAACTCACCCTGTTGGCTTTAGCACATGCGCTGTTAGTTGAGTCTCCTCTCTGGCCTGATGTACATTTTACTGTGCTCGGCGATAGTGCATTACTGGAAATGCGCGCCAAGGTGGTCGGGGTTAACTGGCGAGCGCTGTTGGCGACCGGGCGGATAGGGGTGCGCCATGAAGCACTGAGCGCGCCGGTCACAGCAGGCCGGCTCAACGCAGCGAATAGTCGCTATGTACTTGCGTTGCTTGATGTCGCTATCGCAGGGGCATTGGCCAAGTCTTTTGATGCGATTGTGACAGCTCCGCTACAAAAAAGTGTGATCAATGAGGCCGGCATTCGATTTACTGGCCATACGGAATATTTGGCTACGCGCACGGGGACTGCGCAGGTCGTTATGATGCTGGCGGGCCAGCATACTACGCGAGCGCAATCGGTTGCGCCCACTATGTCAGTGTCCCCGCCTAGTTCTTCCCCCTCTCGAAGTTCATGTCGGCCGGGTCAGGCTTTTCGCGTGGCGTTGGCGACGACTCATCTGCCGCTCAAAGAGGTGGCCGCAGCGCTGACGATAGACAAACTGATTGGTACGCTACGCATTATAGATGCTCATTTGCGTCGTGACTTTGGCCTCCAGGAACCTCGCATTTTAGTGACAGGATTGAATCCACATGCGGGTGAACAGGGTCACCTGGGGCATGAGGAAATTGAGGTTATTAGCCCGGCACTAGAGTATGTGCAGGGCTTAGGGATTGGTGCGCGTGGTCCTTATCCGGCAGACACATTGTTCCAGCCACGCTATTTGGATCAGGCAGATTGCGTGCTTGCGATGTATCATGATCAAGGGCTACCGGTGCTGAAATATGCAACTTTTGGCACGGGCATTAATGTGACGCTTGGTTTGCCAATTATACGTACTTCAGTCGACCATGGCACTGCATTGGATTTGGCCGGTACCGGTCAGGCTGATCCGGCGAGTTTGTTAGAAGCAATTAACGCTGCAATTACAATGGCGCGTTATCGCCGTTTCCCGGAGTCCAACTTGAGAGTTTTAGTCTGA
- a CDS encoding SurA N-terminal domain-containing protein, whose amino-acid sequence MPTMAKPQKPLSSAVQEVDRVQVVVNHEVITQRELEARLELVTRRLQQTKAPLPPAAHLKLQVLEQMVLERLQLQTAKQEGITVNEETIDRTLEQIAQANRLSLEKYRDWLKERGIAWPIFVTDVKNELILSRLRQKEVDQKITVSDAEVANYLANHQAAESAEKSLPQPEDVRQTLGMHKAEQAYADWLRELRDSSFILYKTDSAAL is encoded by the coding sequence ATGCCTACTATGGCGAAACCGCAAAAACCTTTGTCTTCTGCGGTTCAGGAGGTGGATCGGGTACAGGTGGTTGTGAACCATGAAGTCATTACCCAACGCGAGTTAGAGGCCCGTTTGGAGCTCGTGACACGCCGCCTACAGCAGACGAAGGCTCCTCTGCCGCCTGCTGCACATTTAAAGCTCCAGGTACTCGAGCAGATGGTACTAGAGCGCCTGCAATTGCAAACGGCAAAACAGGAGGGAATTACGGTTAATGAGGAAACGATTGATCGTACGCTTGAGCAAATCGCACAGGCCAATCGATTGTCGCTTGAAAAATATCGTGATTGGTTAAAGGAGCGGGGCATAGCCTGGCCCATCTTTGTCACTGACGTAAAGAACGAGCTGATTCTCAGTCGTTTACGTCAAAAAGAGGTGGATCAAAAAATTACTGTCTCTGATGCGGAAGTGGCGAATTATCTGGCCAATCATCAGGCTGCTGAGAGCGCTGAAAAATCTCTTCCCCAGCCAGAAGACGTGCGGCAAACGCTTGGCATGCACAAAGCTGAACAAGCCTATGCGGACTGGCTGCGAGAGTTGCGAGACAGCAGTTTTATTCTATATAAAACGGATAGCGCAGCGTTGTAA
- a CDS encoding LPS-assembly protein LptD, whose product MLTLPQSTHPRLSSLLIALLALPASAPLTAFSQPRELVISAGAPVSGLTLAPRLEEHPGQGAARFVLGDQVEAQGEQEVTVSGSAEVRTSTTVIKGDRLHYDAATDQADAYGNVRIINKGNTFSGPEAHLKIKENEGYMLSPSYRFTAGGSGNAQRIDVLDPERIVITRGSYTGCPCLQPAWNIKASHVELDKANNLGVARNGVLFFQQVPLFASPYLSFPLANQRVSGLLPPVVALGSTAGVDATLPYYFNIAPNRDLTLYPRYMSRRGMQLGADYRYLSPTYSGSINVEYLPHDEVMQSRRYAIRVQHAQELGNSLGAYVNYNRVSDYTYPEDLTAGNMFMNGMQLLYQQEAGLTYNRGPWSALARVQRWQTLPPSFAPYGREPELNVKYERYDAYGFDFGAQANYSRFKITTADLTEGDRVFLSPYLSYPLLSTAYFIVPKLQYHLAAYDLSAIASMASASQPRHLNTAIPTLSLDSGLIFERSVRFFGKEYIQTLEPRLYYVYTPYREQNFMPLFDTAEADFGLAEIYTENSFVGNDRIADTNRLTAGITTRFSDSVTGDERGRLVAAQQYYFQQQRVTLLPNQPNRMANHSDLLLGAAFRLGAGFSSETAVQFNADNNELIRSNLGFGWSPADRKVFNLAYRYTRANPTLNYQPIKQAVISAQWPLSRRLYGVGRLNYGLDSHRLVDSLLGFQYDADCWAFGLAIQRFANGIELSGANATGTRVLAQLEFKGLSRIDNGLIEQLRTSVPGYVGLPPPPPPPSRFSNYE is encoded by the coding sequence TTGTTAACTTTGCCTCAATCTACTCATCCGCGTCTCTCATCTTTGTTGATTGCTTTGCTGGCGTTGCCAGCGAGTGCGCCGCTTACCGCTTTTAGCCAGCCACGCGAGCTGGTGATCAGCGCGGGCGCGCCCGTTTCGGGGCTGACGCTAGCGCCGCGGCTTGAAGAGCATCCGGGTCAGGGCGCGGCAAGATTTGTGTTGGGCGATCAAGTCGAAGCGCAGGGCGAGCAAGAGGTAACTGTTTCGGGCTCGGCTGAGGTGCGCACTTCAACTACGGTGATCAAAGGTGATCGGTTGCATTATGATGCGGCTACGGATCAAGCGGATGCTTACGGTAATGTGCGTATTATCAATAAGGGTAATACTTTTAGCGGACCTGAAGCGCATTTAAAGATTAAGGAAAATGAGGGCTATATGCTTTCGCCTAGCTATCGCTTTACTGCTGGTGGTTCAGGTAACGCGCAACGGATTGATGTGCTGGATCCAGAGCGCATAGTCATTACGCGGGGCTCCTATACAGGGTGTCCATGTTTGCAGCCGGCTTGGAATATCAAGGCGAGCCACGTTGAACTTGATAAGGCGAATAACTTAGGCGTGGCGCGTAATGGTGTATTGTTCTTTCAGCAGGTACCGCTTTTTGCGAGTCCTTATTTGTCATTCCCATTGGCTAATCAACGGGTTTCTGGTTTGTTGCCGCCAGTGGTTGCGTTGGGCTCGACGGCGGGAGTTGATGCTACGCTACCGTATTATTTTAATATTGCCCCCAACCGTGATTTGACGCTTTATCCACGTTATATGTCGCGCCGTGGCATGCAACTTGGCGCGGATTACCGTTATTTGTCTCCCACTTACTCAGGCTCGATCAACGTTGAATATTTGCCTCATGATGAAGTCATGCAGAGCAGACGTTATGCAATTCGTGTGCAACACGCGCAGGAGCTGGGCAATAGCTTAGGGGCTTATGTCAACTATAATCGTGTATCGGATTATACTTATCCGGAGGATTTAACGGCCGGTAATATGTTTATGAACGGCATGCAGTTGCTCTATCAACAAGAAGCGGGTTTGACGTATAACCGCGGGCCTTGGTCCGCGCTGGCGCGCGTGCAGCGTTGGCAGACCTTGCCGCCATCATTTGCACCGTATGGGCGAGAACCCGAATTAAATGTTAAATATGAGCGTTATGACGCATATGGCTTCGACTTTGGCGCGCAAGCGAATTATTCGCGTTTCAAAATCACGACGGCAGATTTAACGGAAGGTGATCGGGTTTTTTTGAGTCCCTATCTAAGTTATCCGTTACTTAGCACAGCTTATTTTATTGTGCCAAAACTGCAATATCATTTGGCTGCATATGATTTGAGTGCGATTGCTTCAATGGCCAGCGCTTCCCAACCGCGCCATCTTAATACGGCAATTCCAACTTTGAGCTTAGATAGCGGGCTGATTTTTGAGCGTTCGGTGCGCTTTTTCGGAAAAGAGTATATTCAGACCCTTGAGCCACGGTTATATTATGTGTATACACCTTATCGAGAGCAAAATTTCATGCCGCTCTTCGATACGGCGGAGGCTGATTTTGGTTTGGCTGAAATTTATACTGAAAACTCCTTTGTAGGGAATGATCGGATTGCTGACACCAATCGCTTGACGGCAGGTATAACGACACGTTTTAGTGATTCAGTAACGGGAGACGAGCGTGGACGTTTAGTGGCGGCGCAGCAGTATTATTTTCAGCAACAGCGAGTCACTCTACTGCCCAATCAGCCGAATCGGATGGCCAATCATTCCGATTTATTATTAGGCGCGGCGTTTAGGTTAGGGGCGGGTTTCAGCTCGGAAACCGCTGTGCAATTTAATGCGGATAATAATGAATTGATCCGTTCCAATCTTGGTTTTGGCTGGAGCCCTGCTGATCGTAAAGTGTTTAATTTGGCGTATCGTTATACGCGTGCCAATCCAACGCTTAATTATCAGCCGATTAAACAAGCCGTGATTTCTGCGCAGTGGCCATTAAGCCGGCGTTTATATGGAGTAGGGCGACTTAATTATGGCCTCGATAGCCACCGTTTAGTCGATAGCCTACTCGGTTTTCAGTATGATGCGGATTGTTGGGCGTTTGGCTTGGCGATCCAGCGCTTTGCTAATGGGATTGAGCTAAGTGGCGCGAATGCGACTGGCACACGCGTGCTGGCGCAGCTCGAGTTTAAAGGGTTGTCGAGAATTGACAATGGGTTAATTGAGCAATTGCGCACGAGTGTGCCGGGATATGTTGGACTGCCACCGCCACCGCCACCGCCATCGCGTTTTTCAAATTATGAGTAA